A stretch of the Enterobacter mori genome encodes the following:
- the ilvY gene encoding HTH-type transcriptional activator IlvY has translation MDLRDLKMFLHLAESRHFGRSARAMHVSPSTLSRQIQRLEEDLGQPLFVRDNRTVTLTEAGEELRVFAQQTLLQYQQLRHTIDQQGPSLSGELHIFCSVTAAYSHLPPILDRFRAEHPSVEIKLTTGDAADAMEKVVTGEADLAIAGKPETLPGAVAFSMLENLAVVLIAPALPCPVRNQVSVEKPDWSTVPFIMADQGPVRRRIELWFRRQKISNPSIYATVSGHEAMVSMVALGCGVALLPEVVLDNSPEPVRNRVMILERSDEKTPFELGVCAQKKRLHEPLIDAFWTILPNH, from the coding sequence GTGGATTTACGCGATCTGAAAATGTTCCTGCATCTGGCGGAAAGCCGCCACTTTGGCCGCAGCGCCCGGGCGATGCACGTCAGCCCCTCCACGCTTTCACGCCAGATCCAGCGCCTTGAGGAAGACCTCGGCCAGCCCCTTTTTGTGCGCGATAACCGCACCGTCACCCTCACCGAAGCCGGTGAAGAGCTGCGCGTCTTTGCCCAGCAGACCTTGTTGCAGTACCAGCAACTGCGACACACCATCGACCAGCAAGGACCGTCGCTTTCCGGCGAGCTGCATATTTTCTGCTCCGTGACCGCCGCCTATAGCCATCTGCCGCCCATCCTCGATCGCTTTCGCGCGGAACATCCGTCGGTCGAAATTAAGCTCACGACCGGTGATGCCGCAGATGCGATGGAAAAAGTGGTAACGGGCGAAGCGGATCTCGCCATTGCCGGAAAGCCCGAAACCCTGCCGGGCGCAGTGGCGTTCTCGATGCTGGAAAATCTGGCGGTGGTGCTGATTGCCCCCGCGCTGCCCTGCCCGGTGCGTAATCAGGTGTCGGTGGAAAAACCGGACTGGTCCACGGTGCCGTTTATCATGGCCGATCAGGGCCCGGTTCGCCGCCGCATTGAGCTGTGGTTCCGCCGTCAGAAGATCAGCAACCCGTCAATTTACGCCACGGTCAGCGGCCATGAGGCGATGGTGTCTATGGTGGCGCTGGGCTGCGGCGTGGCGCTGCTGCCGGAAGTGGTGCTGGACAACAGCCCGGAACCGGTACGCAATCGCGTGATGATTCTGGAGCGCAGCGACGAGAAGACGCCGTTTGAGCTTGGCGTGTGTGCACAAAAAAAGCGGCTGCATGAGCCGCTTATTGATGCGTTCTGGACGATATTGCCCAATCATTAG
- the ilvA gene encoding threonine ammonia-lyase, biosynthetic → MAESQPLSAAPEGAEYLRAVLRAPVYEAVQVTPLQKMEKLSSRLDNVILVKREDRQPVHSFKLRGAYAMMAGLTDEQKARGVITASAGNHAQGVAFSSARLGLKALIVMPVATADIKVDAVRGFGGEVLLHGANFDEAKAKAIELAQQQGFTWVPPFDHPMVIAGQGTLALELLQQDAHLDRVFVPVGGGGLAAGVAVLIKQLMPQIKVIAVEAEDSACLKAALDAGHPVDLPRVGLFAEGVAVKRIGDETFRLCQEYLDDIVTVDSDAICAAMKDLFEDVRAVAEPSGALALAGMKKYIAQHNIRGERLAHVLSGANVNFHGLRYVSERCELGEQREALLAVTIPEEKGSFLKFCQLLGGRSVTEFNYRFADAKDACIFVGVRLSRGVEERKEILNLLHEGGYSVVDLSDDEMAKLHVRYMVGGRPSKPLRERLFSFEFPESPGALLKFLHTLGTHWNISLFHYRSHGTDYGRVLAAFELGEHEPDFETRLNELGYECHDETHNPAFRFFLAG, encoded by the coding sequence ATGGCTGAGTCGCAACCCTTATCCGCCGCCCCTGAGGGGGCGGAATACCTGAGAGCGGTGCTACGCGCGCCGGTCTATGAAGCGGTGCAGGTCACGCCCCTGCAGAAAATGGAAAAACTCTCTTCTCGCCTCGATAACGTGATTCTGGTGAAGCGCGAAGACCGTCAGCCGGTGCACAGCTTCAAGCTGCGCGGCGCCTACGCGATGATGGCCGGGCTGACCGACGAGCAGAAGGCGCGCGGGGTGATTACCGCGTCGGCGGGCAACCACGCCCAGGGCGTGGCGTTCTCGTCTGCCCGTTTAGGGCTGAAGGCGCTGATCGTGATGCCGGTTGCTACCGCAGACATCAAAGTCGATGCGGTGCGCGGTTTCGGCGGTGAAGTGCTGCTCCACGGTGCCAACTTCGACGAAGCAAAAGCCAAAGCGATCGAGCTGGCGCAGCAGCAGGGTTTCACCTGGGTACCGCCGTTTGATCACCCGATGGTGATTGCCGGTCAGGGCACGCTGGCGCTTGAACTGCTGCAGCAGGATGCCCATCTTGACCGCGTCTTCGTCCCGGTAGGCGGCGGTGGCTTAGCCGCAGGCGTGGCGGTGTTGATCAAACAGCTGATGCCGCAGATCAAGGTCATCGCCGTTGAAGCGGAAGACTCTGCCTGCCTGAAGGCGGCGCTGGATGCGGGTCATCCGGTAGACCTGCCGCGCGTCGGGCTGTTTGCCGAGGGCGTGGCGGTGAAGCGCATCGGGGATGAAACCTTCCGCCTGTGCCAGGAATATCTTGACGATATCGTCACGGTTGATAGCGATGCGATCTGCGCGGCAATGAAGGATCTGTTCGAGGATGTGCGTGCAGTGGCGGAACCGTCCGGCGCGCTGGCGCTGGCGGGCATGAAAAAATACATCGCGCAGCACAACATCCGCGGCGAGCGTCTGGCGCACGTGCTTTCCGGTGCGAACGTGAACTTCCACGGTCTGCGCTACGTTTCCGAGCGCTGTGAGCTGGGCGAGCAGCGTGAAGCCCTGCTGGCGGTGACCATTCCGGAAGAGAAGGGCAGCTTCCTGAAGTTCTGCCAGCTGCTGGGCGGTCGTTCGGTGACGGAGTTTAACTACCGTTTTGCCGATGCCAAAGACGCCTGTATTTTTGTCGGCGTGCGCCTGAGCCGCGGCGTGGAGGAGCGCAAAGAGATCCTCAACCTGCTGCATGAGGGTGGCTACAGCGTAGTCGATCTCTCTGACGACGAGATGGCGAAGCTGCACGTGCGTTACATGGTCGGTGGGCGTCCATCGAAGCCGCTCAGGGAACGTCTGTTCAGCTTTGAGTTCCCGGAATCGCCGGGCGCGTTGCTCAAGTTCCTGCACACTCTTGGAACGCACTGGAACATCTCCCTGTTCCACTACCGCAGCCACGGCACCGACTATGGCCGCGTGCTGGCGGCGTTCGAACTGGGCGAGCACGAGCCGGATTTCGAAACGCGGCTGAACGAGCTGGGCTATGAGTGTCATGACGAAACCCACAACCCGGCGTTCCGCTTCTTCCTCGCAGGGTAA
- the ilvD gene encoding dihydroxy-acid dehydratase, whose protein sequence is MPKYRSATTTHGRNMAGARALWRATGMTDADFGKPIIAVVNSFTQFVPGHVHLRDLGKLVAEQIEASGGVAKEFNTIAVDDGIAMGHGGMLYSLPSRELIADSVEYMVNAHCADAMVCISNCDKITPGMLMASLRLNIPVIFVSGGPMEAGKTKLSDKIIKLDLVDAMIQGADPKVSDEQSDQVERSACPTCGSCSGMFTANSMNCLTEALGLSQPGNGSLLATHADRKQLFLNAGKRIVELTKRYYEQDDASALPRSIASKAAFENAMTLDIAMGGSTNTVLHLLAAAQEAEIDFTMSDIDKLSRKVPQLCKVAPSTQKYHMEDVHRAGGVIGILGELDRAGLLNRDVKNVLGLTLPESLEQYDVMLTKDDAVKNMYRAGPAGIRTTQAFSQDCRWDTLDDDRAEGCIRSLEHAYSKDGGLAVLYGNFAENGCIVKTAGVDDSILKFTGPAKVYESQDEAVDAILGGKVVEGDVVVIRYEGPKGGPGMQEMLYPTTFLKSMGLGKACALITDGRFSGGTSGLSIGHVSPEAASGGNIAIIEDGDLIEIDIPNRGIQLKLSNQEIAARREAQEARGDKAWTPKDRQREVSFALRAYASLATSADKGAVRDKSKLGG, encoded by the coding sequence ATGCCTAAGTATCGTTCAGCCACCACCACCCACGGCCGTAACATGGCGGGTGCACGCGCACTGTGGCGCGCCACCGGAATGACCGACGCCGATTTCGGCAAGCCAATTATCGCCGTGGTGAACTCCTTCACCCAGTTCGTACCGGGCCACGTGCACCTGCGCGATCTGGGCAAACTGGTTGCCGAGCAAATCGAAGCTTCCGGCGGCGTGGCGAAAGAGTTCAACACCATTGCGGTGGATGACGGTATCGCGATGGGCCACGGGGGCATGCTTTATTCACTGCCGTCGCGCGAGCTGATCGCCGACTCGGTTGAGTACATGGTTAACGCCCACTGCGCCGATGCGATGGTCTGTATCTCCAACTGCGACAAAATCACCCCGGGGATGCTGATGGCCTCCCTGCGCCTGAATATCCCGGTGATCTTCGTCTCCGGTGGTCCAATGGAAGCGGGGAAAACCAAGCTCTCCGACAAAATCATCAAGCTCGACCTGGTTGATGCGATGATCCAGGGCGCGGACCCGAAAGTTTCTGACGAGCAGAGCGACCAGGTTGAGCGCTCCGCGTGTCCGACCTGCGGCTCCTGTTCCGGGATGTTCACCGCCAACTCCATGAACTGCCTGACCGAAGCGCTGGGTCTGTCTCAGCCGGGCAACGGCTCGCTGCTGGCGACCCATGCCGACCGTAAGCAGCTGTTCCTCAATGCCGGTAAACGCATCGTTGAGCTGACTAAGCGCTACTACGAGCAGGACGACGCCAGCGCGCTGCCGCGCAGCATCGCCAGCAAAGCGGCGTTCGAGAACGCCATGACGCTGGATATCGCCATGGGCGGTTCCACCAACACCGTTCTGCACCTGCTGGCCGCCGCGCAGGAAGCCGAAATCGACTTCACCATGAGCGACATCGACAAGCTCTCCCGTAAAGTGCCGCAGCTGTGTAAAGTCGCGCCGAGTACCCAGAAGTACCACATGGAAGATGTCCACCGTGCGGGTGGCGTGATTGGTATCCTCGGCGAGCTGGATCGCGCCGGGCTGCTGAACCGCGACGTGAAAAACGTGCTCGGCCTGACGCTGCCGGAGTCGCTGGAGCAGTACGACGTCATGCTGACCAAAGACGACGCGGTGAAAAACATGTATCGCGCCGGTCCGGCGGGCATCCGCACCACCCAGGCGTTCTCGCAGGACTGCCGCTGGGACACGCTGGATGACGATCGCGCCGAAGGCTGCATCCGCTCGCTGGAACACGCCTACAGCAAAGACGGCGGCCTGGCCGTGCTGTACGGTAACTTTGCGGAAAATGGCTGCATCGTGAAAACCGCTGGCGTGGACGACAGCATCCTCAAATTCACCGGTCCGGCAAAAGTGTATGAAAGTCAGGATGAGGCGGTAGACGCCATCCTCGGCGGCAAAGTGGTGGAAGGCGACGTGGTGGTCATTCGCTACGAAGGGCCGAAAGGCGGTCCGGGCATGCAGGAGATGCTCTACCCGACCACCTTCCTGAAATCGATGGGCCTCGGCAAAGCCTGCGCGCTGATCACCGACGGGCGTTTCTCTGGCGGCACGTCAGGCCTCTCCATTGGCCACGTCTCCCCCGAAGCGGCAAGCGGCGGCAATATTGCGATCATCGAAGACGGTGACCTGATCGAAATCGACATTCCGAATCGCGGTATTCAGCTCAAGCTGAGCAACCAGGAAATCGCGGCCCGTCGTGAAGCGCAGGAAGCGCGCGGCGACAAAGCCTGGACGCCGAAAGACCGCCAGCGTGAAGTCTCCTTCGCCCTGCGCGCCTACGCTAGCCTTGCCACCAGTGCAGATAAAGGCGCGGTGCGCGATAAATCTAAACTTGGGGGCTAA